In Carya illinoinensis cultivar Pawnee chromosome 16, C.illinoinensisPawnee_v1, whole genome shotgun sequence, a single window of DNA contains:
- the LOC122298753 gene encoding probable carbohydrate esterase At4g34215: MMFLSIIFFVLVTHVGFVMPTGELKPKNIFLLAGQSNMAGRGGIYNDTKTNLHKWDGKVPPQCTPTPNILTLSLNKTWEIAREPLHKEIDNLKTCGVGPGMPFSNQILAKHPDFGVIGLVPCAVGGTKIEKWQKGTILYNQLVDRARAARQYTSGNIRALLWYQGESDCGERDSRLYMGRLERFFNNLRHDLDSPDLPILLVVISAGEGNFLRNIRDAQLNINLKNVVHVDAMGLTLLPDHLHLDTKSAVRIGQKLADDFLYNFYH, encoded by the exons atgatgtttctttCCATCATCTTCTTCGTGCTTGTTACTCATGTTGGGTTTGTTATGCCGACCGGAGAGctcaaacccaaaaacatattccTCTTAGCAGGACAAAGCAACATGGCTGGACGTGGAGGCATTTACAATGACACCAAAACCAACTTGCACAAGTGGGATGGAAAGGTTCCTCCACAATGCACTCCCACTCCAAACATCCTCACACTATCTTTAAACAAGACTTGGGAGATAGCTCGTGAACCTCTCCATAAGGAAATTGATAATTTGAAGACTTGCGGGGTGGGACCAGGCATGCCCTTTTCCAACCAAATATTGGCAAAACATCCAGACTTTGGAGTTATTGGCCTGGTCCCTTGCGCAGTAGGAGGAACAAAGATAGAAAAGTGGCAAAAGGGTACTATTCTATACAATCAGTTGGTGGACAGAGCAAGAGCTGCAAGGCAATATACTAGTGGTAATATTCGTGCACTGCTTTGGTATCAAGGAGAGAGTGATTGTGGTGAGCGGGACTCTAGGCTCTATATGGGAAGGTTGGAGAGGTTTTTCAATAATCTTCGGCACGATCTTGACTCTCCTGATCTCCCCATTCTTTTg gttGTAATTTCTGCTGGAGAAGGAAACTTCCTAAGAAATATAAGAGATGCTCAGCTAAATATAAACCTGAAGAATGTTGTGCACGTTGATGCCATGGGATTAACCCTATTACCAGATCATTTGCATTTGGATACAAAGTCTGCTGTTCGCATTGGTCAGAAGCTAGCTGATGATTTTCTATACAACTTTTATCACTAG